Proteins from a genomic interval of Salmo salar chromosome ssa14, Ssal_v3.1, whole genome shotgun sequence:
- the LOC106570005 gene encoding zinc finger protein 865 encodes MFQFSKYPLDILDMLSGHQAHQFKGLGLERQFQHQQQVQLQHQQQLQQQHQQQGESSGALLSGLGLGSLQGSRSNAFADSSSIFAKMSAPPPPISHQSQSSSSHSSRKSSKMSSSVSGSSAAGYPQFLRPFHPAEAALAQEQLHSGMGRFDFGGSSSGGSGVIGGVVTSAPPPPPLHPGLSVPQASPGPSSSSPSPSASSSASNNPGSAVSSLGQPLVGQSDPRSLHQQFSCMLAANQYFLSGVPTNSSLEQFLVQQGGHNHLGLGLGQGASDSSSALAPPPALHSSHSHSHSTPQPQQQQQPLAPHALSHSHSHTHPHHPLHPTPQPSSLGGFDFQGIPVLSSNQLASLMQQEASGMPLPLPLHLSLSKDEGKGDSGSGGSGGSRRKKAMAGYLPQRKADGTSHSSSSGSNCHSSSTEHSQNSTIQPGLVGGAITSLGGNHSSVLSSTQQSSSTVSSSSSAPSSSTASVLVANDSQLPKPENLNPMASMPCQPDPEAIYHCGECGKTFSHLTSLRRHLRSHGLTSEDAKPDTSSEDKTFCCTECGKGFKKRGHLLQHGVIHSGARPFACGVCQRSFNRRESLTRHEKIHDDKPFRCPACGRCFRESTSLLNHAASGTCGKPGRNSRPRPSGSGENQSSSSASSRKTGMEAGGSGTGDYQRDGASKFGTDYSRNRPSYQPSYSVDDYRRQQANPSCYSGESSHGSGISSQTLRKAPLAPTLHPHPQSQQQHHLHQQQPHLPLSSLLDDSEDEVTSSAMSAIAAAAAASCEISTGESRGEERRDIIGGLLGGLGFGNMGVSPGGPSSTSEIDKTYRSGSGSTIPLTHPSQQMMNAKPKKPRKPRQKREPGPDGIIVRQRRSRGEGERPYSCGVCGKGFRRRETLRRHDRVHTGEKPHRCDVCGKEFREYFHLTKHSTVHSGQKNYKCDLCGKEFAYAQSLVRHGKLHTKVELDGTPGGKIAKGHGGVISLDGNQANSQSYYPYPQDKSQGSSSSTQPPQPTQKLFTCTTCWKSFRHQFHLTAHQQTVHGGGIRGEKNFCCEVCGKAFAYSNSLSRHRQSQHGLGRTGSAIPPASGTQHPSQADQYIPLFESGHPLTYPSGSYMPNQSSQGQHRPFQFQSQEGWVGGKRKREKKRRVEYQSIMRGGQLVGVALNKATSRRLKVMKRKKGIMHEKLKQKKLLAQLLRMRGGYRVRQWCGGVVKVSGLSSMEVPIKRFPCQYCPSTTFASQAKLLLHRSVRHPPRNNGHQARLKCSVCGKRSRTLRKALIHRGRHLSQGRFSCPKCRSRFWNGSLLERHSVACQGQSMLGSGNWALKVNLSPREVVEKTAEKEGQGGLPGRTTVVTEYSH; translated from the coding sequence ATGTTCCAGTTCAGTAAGTACCCCTTGGACATTCTAGATATGCTAAGTGGACACCAAGCCCACCAGTTTAAAGGCCTTGGATTGGAAAGACAGTTCCAGCACCAACAGCAAGTCCAACTTCAGCACCAGCAACAGCTTCAGCAGCAGCACCAACAACAGGGGGAGTCCTCAGGGGCTCTTCTCTCTGGGCTCGGTCTGGGGTCTCTTCAGGGGTCTAGAAGTAATGCTTTTGCTGATTCTTCATCTATATTTGCCAAAATGAGTGCCCCACCTCCACCAATATCACACCAGAGCCAGTCCTCATCCTCACACAGTTCACGGAAATCCAGCAAGATGAGCAGTAGTGTTAGTGGGAGCTCTGCTGCAGGATACCCACAATTCTTACGTCCGTTTCACCCTGCAGAAGCAGCGCTAGCCCAGGAACAGCTGCACTCTGGAATGGGACGTTTTGACTTTGGGGGTAGTAGCAGTGGAGGATCTGGTGTTATTGGAGGAGTGGTTACATCTGCTCCCCCACCGCCACCCTTACACCCTGGCCTCTCTGTTCCCCAAGCATCACCTGGACCATCCTCCTCCTCGCCCTCCCCATCAGCCTCATCGTCCGCCTCTAACAACCCTGGCAGTGCAGTGTCCTCCCTAGGGCAACCACTCGTTGGGCAGTCTGATCCACGTAGCTTACATCAGCAGTTCAGTTGCATGCTTGCCGCCAATCAGTACTTTCTTTCTGGTGTCCCGACCAACAGCAGTCTGGAGCAGTTTCTGGTTCAACAAGGGGGTCATAATCATCTTGGCCTGGGTTTGGGCCAAGGAGCTAGTGACTCGAGCTCAGCCCTTGCCCCACCTCCAGCTCTTCACTCCTCTCACAGTCATAGTCACTCCACTCCCCAGcctcaacagcagcagcaaccatTGGCACCCCATGCTTTATCTCACTCTCACAGCCATACCCACCCACACCATCCTCTTCACCCAACACCTCAGCCGTCGTCTCTGGGTGGCTTTGATTTCCAAGGTATTCCAGTTCTCTCCTCCAATCAGCTGGCTTCGTTGATGCAACAAGAGGCTAGCGGTATGcccctccctctaccactccatttatcACTTTCGAAAGATGAAGGTAAAGGAGACAGTGGATCTGGTGGAAGTGGTGGTAGCAGGAGAAAGAAGGCTATGGCTGGCTACCTTCCTCAGAGAAAAGCAGATGGCACCAGTCacagcagtagcagtggtagtaacTGCCACAGCAGCTCCACTGAACACAGTCAAAATTCAACCATTCAACCGGGCCTTGTAGGAGGAGCCATAACCAGTCTTGGTGGTAACCATTCATCAGTCCTCtcttcaacacaacagtcctcctcaacggtctcctcttcctcctcagcccCTTCTTCATCCACGGCCTCTGTGCTGGTAGCTAATGATTCACAGCTACCTAAACCTGAAAACCTAAATCCCATGGCCTCCATGCCTTGTCAACCTGACCCTGAAGCCATCTACCACTGTGGTGAATGTGGAAAGACTTTCAGTCATCTTACAAGCCTTCGCAGGCATCTCCGTAGTCATGGTTTGACTTCTGAAGATGCCAAGCCAGACACTTCAAGCGAAGACAAAACATTCTGTTGCACCGAATGTGGAAAGGGATTCAAGAAAAGGGGGCACCTCCTCCAGCATGGTGTTATCCATTCAGGGGCTCGTCCATTTGCATGTGGTGTCTGTCAACGGTCTTTCAACCGCCGTGAGTCCCTCACCAGGCATGAGAAGATCCATGATGATAAGCCTTTCCGATGCCCTGCTTGTGGTCGCTGCTTCCGAGAGAGTACCTCTTTGCTAAACCATGCTGCGTCTGGCACCTGTGGAAAGCCTGGAAGGAATTCCCGGCCCAGACCAAGTGGTAGTGGTGAAAATCAAAGCTCATCAAGTGCGAGTAGCAGAAAAACTGGAATGGAGGCTGGAGGCAGTGGTACAGGTGATTACCAACGAGATGGCGCGAGCAAATTTGGCACGGATTATTCAAGGAACCGGCCATCATACCAGCCATCCTACAGTGTCGATGACTACCGACGACAGCAGGCTAACCCATCTTGTTATTCTGGAGAGAGCTCCCATGGCAGTGGGATATCAAGCCAGACACTCAGAAAGGCACCACTGGCTCCTACCTTACACCCACACCCTCAAAGTCAACAGCAACACCATCTCCATCAACAGCAACCTCATCTTCCTCTTTCATCTCTATTGGATGACTCTGAGGATGAGGTCACTAGCAGTGCCATGTCTGCCATTGCTGCAGCTGCCGCTGCATCCTGCGAGATAAGTACTGGCGAGAGTCGAGGAGAGGAGCGAAGAGACATCATTGGAGGTTTGCTTGGAGGACTTGGCTTTGGGAATATGGGAGTCTCACCAGGTGGTCCATCATCTACATCAGAAATCGACAAGACCTACAGATCAGGAAGTGGCTCTACCATCCCTTTAACCCATCCAAGCCAGCAGATGATGAATGCTAAACCGAAAAAGCCCCGCAAGCCTCGGCAAAAGAGAGAACCAGGACCTGATGGAATCATAGTTCGACAAAGAAGAAGTCGTGGAGAGGGAGAACGGCCATATTCATGCGGAGTTTGTGGTAAAGGATTTAGGAGACGTGAGACCCTACGTCGGCATGACCGTGTTCACACAGGTGAAAAGCCACACCGGTGTGATGTTTGTGGGAAAGAGTTCCGAGAGTACTTCCATCTTACTAAACATTCCACTGTGCATTCTGGGCAGAAGAACTACAAATGTGACCTATGTGGTAAAGAGTTTGCTTACGCTCAGAGCTTGGTGAGACATGGAAAATTACACACAAAAGTGGAATTGGATGGTACACCAGGAGGAAAAATAGCTAAAGGCCATGGAGGGGTTATTAGTCTAGATGGAAATCAAGCAAACTCTCAATCTTATTATCCGTACCCTCAAGATAAGTCTCAGGGGTCTAGCTCATCCACTCAGCCCCCTCAGCCCACTCAGAAGCTCTTTACATGCACAACGTGCTGGAAATCCTTCCGCCATCAGTTCCACTTGACAGCCCATCAACAAACTGTCCATGGTGGTGGAATAAGGGGTGAAAAGAATTTCTGCTGTGAGGTATGCGGGAAGGCCTTTGCTTATTCTAACAGCTTGTCCAGGCACAGGCAATCGCAGCATGGATTGGGCCGCACCGGGTCAGCAATCCCACCAGCTAGTGGAACCCAACATCCTTCCCAAGCAGATCAGTACATCCCTCTTTTTGAATCAGGCCACCCCTTAACTTATCCGTCAGGCTCCTACATGCCAAACCAATCCTCCCAAGGTCAACACCGCCCTTTTCAGTTCCAGTCCCAAGAAGGATGGGTTGGTggcaagagaaaaagagagaaaaaaaggagggTTGAATATCAAAGTATAATGAGAGGGGGGCAACTAGTAGGGGTTGCCTTGAATAAGGCCACGAGCAGGAGACTCAAAGTGATGAAGCGGAAAAAGGGAATAATGCATGAAAAGCTTAAGCAAAAGAAACTGCTCGCCCAGCTcctgaggatgagaggagggtaTAGAGTTAGACAATGGTGCGGAGGTGTGGTTAAAGTCAGTGGGCTGTCATCTATGGAAGTCCCCATAAAACGTTTTCCATGCCAGTACTGCCCCAGCACCACATTCGCCAGTCAGGCCAAACTTTTGCTCCATCGTTCTGTGAGGCATCCTCCAAGAAATAACGGCCACCAAGCCCGTCTGAAGTGCTCGGTCTGCGGAAAGCGTTCTCGGACGTTACGGAAAGCCCTCATTCATCGTGGACGTCACCTTTCCCAAGGGCGGTTCTCATGTCCCAAATGCCGCTCCCGCTTCTGGAATGGATCTCTCCTGGAGAGGCACAGCGTCGCATGCCAGGGTCAATCTATGTTAGGTAGTGGAAACTGGGCCTTGAAAGTGAACTTGTCCCCAAGAGAGGTTGTTGAGAAGACAGCGGAAAAGGAGGGCCAGGGGGGCCTGCCTGGGAGAACAACAGTGGTGACTGAATACAGCCACTAA